A window of Candidatus Thermoplasmatota archaeon contains these coding sequences:
- a CDS encoding type II toxin-antitoxin system RelE/ParE family toxin — MYDILYTEQALNQLKKLEKEIQQRVISVLERCRIRPYNHVKKIVGSKYFRLRIGDYRVILDIMNNKLLILVVEAGHRRNTYKK, encoded by the coding sequence ATGTATGATATACTATATACTGAACAGGCATTAAATCAATTAAAGAAGTTAGAAAAAGAAATACAGCAAAGAGTAATATCTGTTCTTGAGAGATGTCGCATAAGACCCTATAATCATGTTAAAAAGATAGTAGGCAGCAAATACTTCAGGTTAAGGATTGGAGATTACAGGGTTATTCTTGATATAATGAATAATAAACTACTGATTTTAGTGGTTGAGGCAGGCCATCGCAGAAACACATACAAAAAATAG